A DNA window from Candidatus Sulfidibacterium hydrothermale contains the following coding sequences:
- a CDS encoding IS4 family transposase, with protein MKNTNVSSKDSHLVSVLKEHFEGRLNLARIKFISLFIIALTKVRTVHFESLARGFDTQAEESSSLRRIQRFISSYSLDSDLIAKLIFSLLPHKERLTLSIDRTNWKFGKTDINIFMLGIVYQGVAFPLLFSMLKKRGNSNSQERINLIERYINLFGKGTIECIVADREFVGEKWLKYLNNNNLHYYIRIRNNFKVFVPRKNKTIKAFWLFNAFRINEFVYYPNIVEVNGQLCYLSGSKLHNGEYLILVSFTKPEKADDYYKQRWQIEMTFKAMKSSGFDIEKTHLSDIKRIEKLVLLIMVAFVWVYKVGIHIHQNIKPIKIKKHGRKAKTIFKTGLDFITKCFLNDSYTPEFNIFQFLSCT; from the coding sequence ATGAAGAATACCAATGTCAGCAGTAAAGATAGTCATTTAGTTTCAGTTTTAAAGGAACATTTTGAAGGCAGGCTGAATTTAGCCCGGATAAAATTCATATCATTATTCATTATTGCTTTAACAAAAGTAAGGACTGTTCATTTTGAGAGCCTGGCAAGGGGATTTGATACTCAGGCAGAAGAAAGTTCTTCCTTGCGCCGTATCCAACGATTTATCTCATCCTATTCTCTTGATTCTGATTTAATCGCAAAATTAATTTTCAGTTTATTGCCCCACAAAGAACGATTAACACTTTCTATTGACAGAACCAATTGGAAGTTTGGCAAAACAGACATAAACATCTTTATGCTTGGCATAGTGTATCAGGGAGTAGCCTTTCCATTATTGTTCAGTATGTTAAAAAAACGGGGTAATTCCAATTCGCAGGAAAGGATAAACCTGATTGAACGATACATCAACCTTTTTGGAAAAGGTACGATAGAATGTATTGTTGCAGACCGGGAATTTGTTGGTGAAAAATGGCTTAAGTATCTTAACAATAATAACCTGCACTATTATATTCGTATCAGAAATAATTTTAAAGTTTTTGTTCCCAGAAAGAATAAAACCATTAAGGCATTTTGGTTATTCAATGCATTCAGGATAAATGAGTTTGTATATTACCCCAACATTGTAGAAGTAAACGGACAGTTGTGCTATTTGTCCGGAAGCAAATTACATAACGGAGAATATCTAATTCTGGTATCATTTACCAAACCGGAAAAGGCTGATGATTACTATAAACAACGATGGCAAATAGAAATGACCTTTAAAGCCATGAAATCAAGCGGTTTCGATATTGAAAAAACACACCTTTCAGATATCAAAAGAATTGAAAAACTCGTCTTGTTGATTATGGTTGCTTTTGTCTGGGTTTACAAAGTGGGTATTCATATCCATCAAAATATCAAACCGATTAAAATTAAAAAACACGGTAGAAAAGCAAAAACAATCTTTAAAACAGGTCTCGACTTTATTACAAAATGCTTTCTTAATGATAGTTATACTCCTGAGTTCAATATCTTCCAATTTTTGTCATGTACTTAG
- a CDS encoding DUF433 domain-containing protein — MVQFDKYIEINPEKRFGKPIIKGTRISVYDVLSWLSNGMTREDIIREYPELTIEKINACLSFAAKKEQGQLYAT, encoded by the coding sequence ATGGTACAGTTTGATAAATATATTGAAATTAATCCTGAAAAAAGATTTGGAAAACCGATTATTAAAGGTACACGGATTTCTGTTTACGACGTATTGTCGTGGTTATCTAATGGCATGACGCGGGAAGATATTATTCGTGAATATCCGGAATTGACCATAGAAAAAATAAATGCCTGTTTATCTTTTGCTGCTAAAAAAGAACAAGGGCAATTGTATGCCACATGA
- a CDS encoding REP-associated tyrosine transposase translates to MSSKYKFHNPDGIYFVTFAVVRWVDVFTRDIYREIILDSLKYCQKEKGLRLHAYVIMTNHLHLIISREGKNLLENILRDFKKFTSSALIKAIKENPYESRKEWMLEIFETEGRENPNNKYYQFWRQDNHPIELISNKMMDQKLDYVHNNPVE, encoded by the coding sequence ATGAGCAGCAAGTACAAATTCCATAATCCAGACGGAATTTATTTTGTAACATTTGCCGTTGTCAGATGGGTTGATGTGTTCACAAGAGATATTTATCGTGAGATCATACTTGACAGTTTAAAATACTGCCAAAAAGAAAAAGGATTACGGTTACATGCTTATGTTATTATGACCAATCATCTTCACTTGATCATTTCGAGGGAAGGAAAAAATCTTTTGGAAAATATTCTGCGGGACTTTAAAAAGTTTACTTCATCTGCTCTGATTAAGGCAATAAAAGAAAATCCTTACGAAAGCAGAAAAGAATGGATGCTTGAGATTTTTGAAACTGAAGGAAGGGAAAACCCGAATAATAAATATTACCAGTTCTGGAGGCAAGATAATCATCCTATTGAACTGATATCAAACAAAATGATGGATCAAAAACTGGATTATGTGCATAACAATCCGGTTGAGTAG
- the ppdK gene encoding pyruvate, phosphate dikinase, which produces MSKAKYVYLFGNKEAEGNAKMKNLLGGKGANLAEMNLIGVPVPPGFTITTEICTLYNEKGRDYAINLIKDDVVKAVAHVENIMGMKFGDKENPLLVSVRSGARASMPGMMDTVLNLGLNDLAVEGIAAKSGNPRFAWDSYRRFVQMYGDVVLGMKPESKESEDPFEIIIDDIKKKRGVKLDTELTADDMKELVKEFKAAVKKQTGKDFPDDPWEQLWGAIMAVFDSWMNERAILYRKLNKIPDEWGTAVNVQAMVFGNMGEDSATGVAFTRDAATGENIFNGEYLINAQGEDVVAGIRTPQQITLEGSRRWAKLANISEEERKEKYPSLEEAMPEVYKELYEVQDKLEKHYRDMQDMEFTIQDRKLWLLQTRNGKRTGAAMVKIAMDMLKEGLIDKDEAIMRVEPNKLDELLHPVFDKDAVAKAKVVAKGLPASPGAAAGQVVFHADDAEKWAAEGKKVVLVRIETSPEDLKGMNSAEGILTARGGMTSHAAVVARGMGKCCVSGAGSIKVDYKARTLEMGGHKYKEGDYISLNGSTGEVYDGLIKTVDPELSGYFGQLMKLADKKARLYVRTNADTPHDAQVARDFGAKGIGLCRTEHMFFGGDKIIAMREMILAEDEKGRRKALEKLLPMQRTDFEGIFEAMQGLPVTVRLLDPPLHEFVPHDEKGQKEMAKVMGVSVSTIKAKVEELSEFNPMLGHRGCRLGNTYPEITEMQTRAIIEAAMNLRDKKIDARPEIMIPLTGTLAEMKMQENIVRETAEKVFEERGKRIDYLVGTMIEVPRAALTADQIAQSAEFFSFGTNDLTQMTFGYSRDDAGKFLPIYIEKGILKNDPFQVLDQEGVGQLVEMAVKKGRKTRKKIKLGICGEHGGEPSSIEFCHRVGLDYVSCSPYRVPIARLAAAQANIMNKRSWKKKNK; this is translated from the coding sequence ATGTCTAAAGCAAAGTATGTTTATCTTTTCGGCAATAAAGAAGCCGAAGGTAATGCAAAAATGAAAAACCTTTTGGGTGGCAAAGGTGCCAACCTCGCTGAAATGAACCTGATTGGTGTTCCGGTTCCTCCCGGATTTACCATCACCACTGAAATTTGTACCCTTTATAACGAAAAAGGCCGCGACTACGCTATTAACCTTATTAAAGACGATGTAGTTAAAGCGGTAGCTCATGTGGAAAACATCATGGGTATGAAATTCGGCGATAAAGAAAATCCGTTGCTGGTGTCGGTTCGTTCGGGGGCCCGTGCTTCCATGCCGGGAATGATGGATACCGTACTGAACCTCGGCCTGAACGACCTCGCCGTGGAAGGAATTGCTGCCAAATCAGGTAACCCGCGCTTTGCCTGGGATTCGTACCGTCGTTTTGTACAAATGTATGGCGATGTGGTACTCGGCATGAAACCCGAATCCAAAGAATCGGAAGATCCTTTCGAAATCATCATTGACGACATCAAGAAAAAACGCGGCGTGAAACTCGATACCGAACTCACCGCCGACGATATGAAAGAACTGGTAAAAGAATTTAAAGCCGCTGTTAAAAAACAAACCGGCAAAGATTTCCCGGACGACCCGTGGGAACAGCTCTGGGGCGCTATTATGGCCGTTTTCGACAGCTGGATGAACGAACGTGCCATTCTTTACCGTAAACTCAACAAAATTCCCGATGAGTGGGGTACTGCTGTCAACGTGCAGGCCATGGTATTCGGAAACATGGGCGAAGATTCTGCTACCGGTGTAGCTTTCACCCGCGATGCCGCCACCGGCGAAAACATCTTCAATGGCGAATACCTCATCAACGCACAGGGCGAAGATGTGGTAGCCGGTATCCGTACACCGCAACAAATCACCCTCGAAGGTTCGCGTCGTTGGGCTAAACTGGCCAACATTTCCGAAGAAGAAAGAAAAGAAAAATATCCTTCGCTGGAAGAAGCCATGCCGGAAGTGTACAAAGAACTGTACGAAGTACAGGACAAACTGGAAAAACACTACCGCGACATGCAGGATATGGAATTCACCATTCAGGACAGGAAACTGTGGCTGCTGCAAACCCGTAACGGGAAACGTACCGGTGCTGCCATGGTAAAAATTGCCATGGACATGCTGAAAGAAGGGCTGATTGATAAAGACGAAGCCATTATGCGCGTTGAGCCCAACAAGCTGGACGAACTGCTGCACCCGGTATTCGATAAAGATGCCGTGGCCAAAGCCAAAGTAGTGGCCAAAGGACTGCCGGCTTCACCCGGTGCTGCTGCCGGACAGGTTGTTTTCCATGCCGACGACGCCGAAAAATGGGCTGCTGAAGGTAAAAAAGTAGTTCTCGTTCGTATCGAAACTTCCCCCGAAGACCTCAAAGGGATGAACTCAGCCGAAGGTATCCTGACTGCCCGCGGCGGAATGACCTCGCATGCTGCTGTTGTAGCCCGCGGAATGGGTAAATGCTGCGTTTCCGGTGCCGGAAGTATCAAAGTTGATTACAAAGCCCGAACCCTCGAAATGGGTGGCCACAAATATAAAGAAGGAGATTACATTTCGTTGAACGGTTCCACCGGCGAAGTTTATGACGGACTGATCAAAACCGTTGATCCTGAGTTGAGTGGATATTTTGGACAACTCATGAAACTGGCCGACAAAAAAGCACGGCTCTACGTTCGCACCAATGCCGATACCCCGCACGATGCCCAGGTGGCCCGCGATTTCGGCGCAAAAGGTATCGGTCTCTGCCGTACCGAACACATGTTCTTCGGTGGCGATAAAATCATCGCCATGCGCGAAATGATTTTGGCCGAAGATGAAAAAGGCCGTCGTAAAGCACTCGAAAAACTGCTGCCCATGCAGCGTACCGACTTCGAAGGTATTTTCGAAGCCATGCAGGGACTACCTGTAACTGTTCGTCTGCTTGACCCGCCGTTGCACGAATTTGTTCCTCACGACGAAAAAGGTCAAAAAGAAATGGCCAAAGTTATGGGCGTTTCGGTAAGCACCATCAAAGCCAAAGTGGAAGAGCTCAGCGAGTTCAACCCCATGCTGGGTCACCGTGGCTGCCGTCTTGGAAACACTTACCCCGAGATTACCGAAATGCAAACCCGCGCCATCATCGAAGCGGCCATGAACCTTCGCGACAAAAAAATCGATGCCCGTCCCGAAATCATGATTCCGCTCACCGGCACACTGGCCGAGATGAAAATGCAGGAAAACATCGTTCGCGAAACGGCCGAAAAAGTATTCGAAGAAAGAGGCAAACGCATCGACTACCTCGTAGGAACCATGATTGAAGTTCCGCGTGCGGCCCTTACCGCCGACCAAATTGCCCAGTCGGCCGAGTTCTTCTCATTCGGCACCAACGACCTCACGCAGATGACCTTCGGCTACTCACGCGATGACGCTGGCAAATTCCTGCCGATCTACATCGAAAAAGGCATCCTGAAAAACGATCCGTTCCAGGTGCTCGACCAGGAAGGCGTTGGTCAACTGGTAGAAATGGCTGTGAAAAAAGGCCGCAAAACCCGCAAGAAAATCAAACTCGGTATCTGTGGCGAACACGGCGGCGAACCCAGTTCTATCGAATTTTGCCACCGCGTCGGCCTCGACTACGTCAGTTGCTCGCCTTACCGCGTGCCGATTGCCCGTCTGGCAGCCGCTCAGGCAAACATCATGAACAAACGAAGCTGGAAAAAGAAAAACAAATAA
- a CDS encoding DUF5615 family PIN-like protein codes for MKLLFDQNISFRLVKRITDLFPGSKQVRELGLENATDLEIFNYAKKKDYAIVTFDSDFCDLNIVKGFPPKIIWLKTGNRTTNELERLFRNKQDLIRIFLSEDYGCLEIMG; via the coding sequence ATGAAACTTTTATTTGATCAAAATATCTCTTTCAGACTGGTAAAACGAATTACAGATTTGTTTCCGGGATCTAAACAAGTCAGGGAATTAGGACTCGAGAATGCGACGGACCTCGAGATTTTTAATTATGCGAAAAAGAAGGATTATGCTATTGTGACTTTTGATTCGGATTTCTGTGATTTAAATATTGTTAAAGGATTCCCGCCTAAAATAATCTGGTTAAAGACCGGTAATAGAACGACAAATGAATTAGAGCGATTATTTCGGAATAAACAGGATTTAATCCGGATTTTTCTTTCTGAAGATTATGGATGTCTTGAGATAATGGGGTAG
- a CDS encoding bifunctional lysine ketoglutarate reductase /saccharopine dehydrogenase family protein: MKHKIGIRYEDKYKMERRVPLVPAHVKQLVDKGVEVQVVPSEKRVFKDEEYKKAGAILKNEPLDADVILGVKEMPLGYFKAHKTYIFFSHTIKGQAYNMPLLQNMIDSKINLIDYERIVDEQGRRLIFFGRFAGLAGMINSLWSLGERLKRKGVETPLSKLKQTHHYDSLEEAKAAVSAAGQEIARNGLPGLTLPIAIGITGYGNVSKGAQEILNLLPVIEISPADLLTLHKQKNLPSNVLYKVVFEEKHLARPKEAGMEFDLQEYYHHPERFEGIFEQYLPHLTVLMNCMYWDDRYPRIVTKDYLEVLWKNNDLKLEVIGDVTCDPDGSVEITHKGTAIEDPVFVYHPETRKPVMGFDGEGVLVMAVDILPSELPREASQAFSDALIRFLPGLLEADFEVPFEKLQVPAPLKKAMILYHGELTPDYQYLKQYLKS, encoded by the coding sequence ATGAAACACAAAATCGGTATTCGTTACGAGGACAAGTATAAAATGGAACGGCGGGTTCCGTTGGTTCCGGCTCATGTAAAACAACTGGTTGACAAGGGCGTAGAAGTGCAGGTGGTGCCTTCGGAAAAGCGTGTTTTTAAGGACGAAGAATACAAAAAAGCAGGTGCCATACTGAAGAACGAACCGTTGGATGCCGATGTGATTCTCGGTGTGAAAGAGATGCCTCTGGGCTATTTCAAAGCACATAAAACCTATATCTTTTTCAGCCATACCATCAAAGGGCAGGCTTACAATATGCCGTTGTTGCAAAATATGATAGACAGTAAAATCAATTTGATTGATTATGAGCGGATTGTGGATGAGCAGGGACGAAGACTGATTTTTTTCGGCCGGTTTGCCGGTTTGGCCGGAATGATTAACTCATTATGGTCGCTGGGCGAACGGCTTAAACGGAAAGGAGTGGAAACACCGCTTTCGAAATTAAAACAAACCCATCATTACGATTCGCTGGAAGAAGCCAAAGCGGCTGTGTCGGCAGCGGGTCAGGAAATAGCCCGAAACGGTTTACCCGGACTGACGTTACCCATTGCCATCGGTATTACCGGTTACGGCAATGTGTCGAAAGGTGCCCAGGAAATTTTGAACCTGTTGCCTGTTATTGAAATTTCGCCGGCTGATTTGCTGACCTTACATAAACAGAAAAACCTGCCGTCTAACGTGCTATACAAAGTGGTGTTTGAAGAGAAACACCTTGCCCGTCCGAAAGAAGCGGGAATGGAATTTGACCTGCAGGAATATTATCATCATCCCGAACGGTTTGAAGGTATTTTTGAACAGTATCTTCCGCATTTAACGGTGCTGATGAACTGCATGTACTGGGATGACCGTTATCCGCGGATCGTTACCAAAGATTATCTTGAAGTCCTGTGGAAAAATAACGATTTAAAGCTGGAAGTTATTGGAGATGTTACCTGCGATCCGGACGGCTCGGTGGAGATTACCCACAAAGGAACCGCCATCGAAGATCCGGTGTTTGTGTATCATCCGGAAACGCGAAAACCGGTGATGGGTTTCGACGGCGAAGGGGTGCTGGTGATGGCGGTGGATATTTTGCCCAGCGAGTTGCCGCGCGAAGCTTCGCAGGCTTTCAGTGATGCACTTATCCGGTTTTTGCCCGGACTGTTAGAAGCCGATTTTGAAGTGCCGTTTGAAAAATTACAGGTTCCCGCCCCGCTGAAAAAGGCCATGATCCTTTATCACGGTGAGCTTACGCCTGATTATCAATATTTAAAACAATACCTGAAAAGTTAA
- a CDS encoding transposase, translating into MKKRKKYTSRFKTKVVLEALQERETIQELGRKYGLHPNQISTWKSQFLSSASSVFEKGTKKEDVEKEKEALFKKVGQLQMEVDFLKKVLGK; encoded by the coding sequence ATGAAAAAGAGAAAAAAGTACACATCAAGGTTCAAAACGAAAGTAGTATTGGAAGCCCTGCAGGAAAGAGAAACGATTCAGGAACTGGGGAGGAAATACGGATTACACCCGAATCAGATTTCTACCTGGAAGAGCCAGTTTTTATCATCAGCATCATCGGTATTTGAAAAGGGTACTAAGAAAGAAGATGTTGAAAAAGAGAAAGAAGCCCTGTTTAAGAAAGTAGGCCAACTGCAAATGGAAGTTGACTTCTTAAAAAAAGTGTTGGGGAAATAG
- a CDS encoding IS3 family transposase — MNRKEEISVKRQCELLEVNRSSFYYVPRQEGSYNQELMKLIDKQYMKTPFYGVMRMTTYLRNIGYPVNAKRVRRLYRLMDLQAIGPRPNTSKPHKGEGHTVFPYLLRNLEITHSNQVWAMDITYVPVGNGYMYLFAIIDLYSRYIVGWSLSNTMTTQWCKQTLEQAIKDHGKPKMINTDQGSQFTATEFTEFVTGKGITFSMDGKGRAIDNIFIERFWRNIKYEKLYLEPSEDGLELYEKIKDYIEFYNTQRPHQSLAYKMPVKVFKQAA, encoded by the coding sequence GTGAACAGGAAAGAAGAAATAAGCGTCAAACGGCAATGCGAACTTTTAGAAGTAAACCGCAGCAGCTTCTACTATGTTCCCCGACAAGAGGGTTCTTACAATCAGGAACTGATGAAGCTGATAGACAAGCAATACATGAAAACACCTTTTTATGGAGTCATGCGCATGACCACCTATCTGCGAAACATAGGGTATCCGGTCAATGCCAAACGCGTACGACGATTGTACCGGCTTATGGATTTGCAAGCCATCGGCCCACGTCCAAATACGAGCAAGCCCCATAAGGGGGAAGGCCATACGGTATTTCCCTATTTGTTGCGGAATTTAGAAATAACCCATTCCAACCAGGTCTGGGCGATGGATATTACCTATGTTCCCGTTGGCAACGGTTATATGTACCTTTTTGCCATCATAGACCTTTACAGCAGGTATATCGTAGGGTGGTCATTGTCGAATACCATGACAACCCAATGGTGCAAACAGACTTTGGAGCAAGCCATAAAGGATCATGGCAAACCTAAAATGATTAATACCGATCAGGGAAGCCAGTTTACAGCAACAGAATTTACGGAGTTTGTAACCGGTAAGGGGATTACTTTCAGTATGGATGGTAAAGGTCGAGCCATAGATAATATTTTTATAGAGAGGTTTTGGAGAAACATAAAATACGAAAAGTTATATTTGGAACCATCGGAAGACGGACTGGAATTATATGAGAAAATTAAAGATTACATAGAGTTCTACAACACGCAAAGACCCCATCAGTCATTAGCGTATAAAATGCCTGTAAAAGTGTTCAAACAGGCTGCTTAG
- a CDS encoding TerB family tellurite resistance protein, producing the protein MSFILLFILLSVAFYLVMKWSRSPGTSRGGDASSAADFDTGPYAAGGAARRPGTGGGGNYAKWVGGGLGWAFGGPIGAILGYALGSMFQGQASRRGPNYGPGMPTMTGDFNVSLLVLTAAIMKADGTVKKSELEYVKKFYIANFGVDGARHYIKILGEIIKKDFDVQEVSRQIGRFMDYSARLQLMHYLFGVAMADGRVDDSEVQLIEQIAMAMGLSAADFQSIKAMFVKDTESAYKILGISPSATDEEVKTAYREMAKKYHPDKVSHLGEEVKKAAEEKFLKVNEAYEAIKKERGFK; encoded by the coding sequence ATGAGTTTTATCCTGCTGTTTATTTTGCTGTCGGTTGCTTTTTATTTGGTCATGAAATGGAGCCGCTCGCCGGGAACATCCCGCGGCGGAGATGCTTCTTCTGCAGCGGATTTTGACACCGGACCGTATGCTGCGGGCGGCGCAGCCCGTCGTCCCGGTACGGGAGGCGGAGGAAATTATGCCAAATGGGTAGGCGGCGGCCTCGGCTGGGCTTTTGGTGGACCGATAGGGGCCATCCTCGGCTATGCGCTGGGCTCGATGTTTCAGGGACAGGCTTCACGACGCGGTCCTAACTACGGCCCGGGCATGCCCACCATGACCGGTGATTTTAATGTGAGCCTGCTGGTGCTTACGGCTGCCATTATGAAAGCCGACGGGACGGTTAAAAAATCGGAACTGGAATATGTAAAGAAATTTTATATCGCCAATTTCGGCGTTGACGGGGCCCGCCATTATATCAAAATTCTCGGCGAAATCATTAAAAAAGATTTTGATGTTCAGGAAGTAAGCCGGCAGATAGGCCGGTTTATGGACTATTCGGCCCGTTTGCAGCTGATGCATTATCTGTTTGGAGTGGCAATGGCTGACGGCAGAGTGGACGATTCGGAAGTGCAGCTGATTGAGCAAATTGCCATGGCAATGGGGCTGAGCGCGGCTGATTTCCAGTCGATTAAAGCCATGTTTGTAAAAGATACCGAAAGCGCATATAAGATTTTGGGAATCAGTCCGTCGGCTACCGACGAAGAAGTGAAAACCGCTTATCGCGAAATGGCCAAAAAATATCATCCTGATAAAGTAAGCCATCTTGGTGAAGAGGTGAAAAAAGCGGCTGAAGAGAAATTCCTGAAAGTTAACGAAGCTTACGAAGCCATAAAAAAAGAACGCGGATTTAAGTAA
- a CDS encoding saccharopine dehydrogenase family protein, with protein MKDILILGAGLSTQSLIEYLLGNAEQYDWHITVADINEELAQKKINGNPRGKAITFDIHDDMESWRTIAKADIVISMLPAFMHHLVAKKCIDLRKPMLTASYVTKEIKEYDELAKKAGVPILMELGVDPGIDHMSAMKVINRIKKAGGKILSFNSFTGGLVAPESDNNPWNYKLTWNPRNVVLAGHGVSQFIQQGRYKYIPYFRLFDRMMTRKILDYGEFEIYANRDSLSYREIYGLKDIPSMFRGTIRRPGFAKAWDVFVKLGATDDTFVMEDSENMTYRDFINSFMRYEPNVPVEVKLQDYCENAADPVVFEKLKWLGIFDRRKIGLKNATPAQILQKLIQEKWAMDPDDKDLLIMQHEFKYQLGNERKMIISAMAVEGENRERTAMAKTVGLPLAIATKLLATGKIKKTGIHRPVDKDMYEPILEELKQFGISFDEKEYMIDQS; from the coding sequence ATGAAAGACATTCTTATTTTAGGAGCCGGTTTATCCACACAGAGTCTGATTGAATACCTGTTGGGAAATGCCGAACAGTATGACTGGCACATTACTGTTGCTGACATCAACGAAGAACTGGCCCAGAAAAAAATAAACGGAAATCCCCGCGGGAAAGCCATTACTTTTGACATTCACGACGATATGGAAAGCTGGCGGACCATTGCAAAAGCCGATATCGTCATTTCCATGTTGCCGGCTTTTATGCATCATCTCGTGGCTAAAAAGTGTATCGATTTGCGTAAGCCCATGCTTACGGCTTCGTATGTTACCAAAGAGATAAAAGAATATGATGAGTTGGCCAAAAAAGCCGGAGTGCCTATTCTGATGGAACTCGGCGTCGATCCGGGTATCGACCATATGTCGGCCATGAAAGTCATTAACCGGATAAAAAAAGCCGGTGGCAAAATATTATCGTTTAACTCGTTTACCGGCGGACTGGTAGCCCCCGAAAGCGATAACAATCCCTGGAACTACAAGCTCACCTGGAACCCGCGCAATGTGGTTTTGGCCGGACACGGTGTTTCGCAGTTTATCCAGCAGGGACGCTATAAATACATTCCTTATTTCAGGCTGTTCGACCGGATGATGACGCGTAAAATACTGGACTACGGTGAGTTTGAAATTTATGCCAACCGCGATTCGTTGTCGTATCGCGAAATTTACGGACTAAAAGATATTCCTTCCATGTTTCGCGGAACCATCCGCCGGCCGGGATTTGCCAAAGCATGGGATGTGTTTGTCAAACTGGGAGCCACCGACGACACGTTTGTCATGGAAGATTCGGAAAACATGACTTATCGTGATTTTATCAATTCATTTATGCGGTACGAGCCCAATGTGCCGGTGGAAGTAAAATTGCAGGATTATTGCGAAAATGCAGCCGACCCGGTGGTTTTTGAGAAGCTTAAATGGCTGGGAATTTTCGACCGCCGGAAAATTGGATTAAAAAATGCTACGCCGGCGCAGATTTTACAGAAACTGATACAGGAAAAATGGGCCATGGATCCCGACGATAAGGACCTGCTCATTATGCAGCACGAATTTAAGTATCAACTGGGTAATGAACGAAAAATGATTATTTCGGCCATGGCGGTGGAAGGCGAAAACCGCGAGCGGACGGCCATGGCGAAAACGGTGGGACTGCCACTGGCCATTGCCACCAAACTGCTGGCTACCGGAAAAATCAAAAAAACGGGGATTCACCGTCCGGTGGACAAAGATATGTATGAACCTATTTTGGAAGAACTGAAACAATTTGGTATTTCTTTCGACGAAAAAGAGTATATGATAGACCAGTCTTAA